The Bradyrhizobium ottawaense genome window below encodes:
- a CDS encoding heme ABC transporter ATP-binding protein has translation MSAVIEARALSKRAGRATLLDGVGLTVAAGEMVAIIGPNGAGKSTLLRLLSGDLRPNAGEVRLKQRDISGYAPRELAAHRAMLSQHINVTFPFTVEEIVLMGAGERSAREAGALVDAALDEVGLAHFRERQLPTLSGGEQQRAHFARVLVQLACGEAEHGPGLLLLDEPTSSLDLRHQIDLVEAARRRAAGGTAVIAILHDLNLAIRFADRLVVLAGGKLAADGPRADVVTREIIREIFEIDAVVHQGDDGVPYVLPQSMRAALLTSSQRGEVRA, from the coding sequence ATGAGCGCCGTGATCGAGGCGCGTGCCTTGAGCAAGCGCGCCGGCCGCGCGACGCTGCTCGATGGCGTCGGCCTGACGGTTGCGGCCGGCGAGATGGTCGCGATCATCGGCCCGAACGGCGCCGGCAAGTCGACGCTGCTGCGGTTGCTCTCCGGCGATCTCCGCCCAAACGCAGGCGAGGTGCGCCTGAAGCAGCGGGATATCAGCGGCTATGCGCCCCGCGAGCTTGCCGCGCACCGCGCCATGCTGTCCCAGCACATCAACGTCACCTTCCCCTTCACCGTCGAGGAGATCGTGCTGATGGGCGCGGGCGAGCGCAGCGCGCGTGAAGCAGGCGCGCTCGTCGACGCGGCCCTCGATGAGGTTGGGCTAGCCCATTTCCGCGAACGGCAATTGCCAACGCTCTCAGGCGGCGAACAGCAGCGTGCCCATTTCGCCCGCGTGCTGGTGCAGCTCGCCTGCGGCGAAGCCGAGCATGGCCCGGGACTTCTGCTGCTGGACGAGCCGACCTCGAGCCTGGATCTGCGCCACCAGATCGACCTCGTCGAAGCAGCGCGCCGCCGCGCGGCCGGCGGCACCGCAGTCATCGCGATCCTGCACGACCTCAATCTCGCGATCCGCTTCGCCGACCGGCTGGTCGTGCTGGCTGGCGGCAAGCTCGCCGCAGATGGCCCGCGCGCGGATGTCGTCACCCGCGAGATCATCCGCGAGATCTTCGAGATCGATGCCGTCGTCCATCAAGGCGACGACGGCGTGCCTTACGTGCTGCCGCAGTCGATGCGGGCGGCGCTCCTCACCTCTTCCCAGCGGGGAGAGGTGAGGGCCTAG
- a CDS encoding FecCD family ABC transporter permease — translation MRVAIGTEARGTERRPSSRSASFAIPLLIAVLAVAAIVALSFGAAGIPLSRLPAALGLSGESTAMTARDQLVLWSIRVPRIAAAAMVGGLLAAAGAIMQGLFRNPLADPALVGVSSGGALAAASAIVFTDSRFGETLRFLQAELLPLAAFAGSLATTAILYGISSRSGRTSIAVFLLAGVAITAIANAGIGLLVFIADDRQLRDVTFWLLGSMSGVTWTKAAVLAPILVIGLGACAFIARGLDLLVLGEADAFHGGVDVERLKRISIVMVSAMTGVAVSISGVIGFVGIVVPHLLRLVIGPAHRLLLPASVLSGAILMVGADTLARTIVAPAEMPIGILTAAVGAPVFLFILLRQRGLASL, via the coding sequence ATGAGGGTGGCGATCGGCACGGAAGCGCGCGGCACGGAACGACGCCCCAGCTCGCGGTCCGCATCGTTCGCAATCCCTCTCCTGATCGCGGTGCTCGCGGTCGCTGCGATCGTGGCGCTGAGCTTCGGCGCCGCCGGCATTCCCCTCTCCCGTCTGCCTGCCGCACTCGGCCTATCAGGCGAAAGCACGGCCATGACGGCCCGCGACCAGCTCGTGCTGTGGTCGATCCGCGTCCCCCGGATCGCGGCGGCGGCGATGGTCGGCGGCCTGCTCGCCGCGGCCGGCGCGATCATGCAAGGGCTGTTTCGTAACCCGCTCGCCGATCCCGCGCTGGTCGGCGTCTCCAGCGGCGGCGCGCTCGCAGCCGCAAGCGCGATCGTGTTCACCGATTCGCGCTTCGGCGAGACGCTGCGCTTCCTCCAGGCCGAGCTCCTGCCGCTCGCGGCATTCGCGGGATCGCTGGCCACGACCGCGATCCTCTACGGCATCTCGAGCCGCTCGGGCCGCACCTCGATCGCGGTCTTCCTGCTCGCCGGCGTCGCCATCACCGCCATCGCCAATGCCGGCATCGGGCTTCTGGTGTTCATCGCCGACGACCGCCAGCTCCGCGACGTCACGTTCTGGCTGCTGGGCTCGATGAGCGGGGTGACCTGGACCAAGGCCGCCGTGCTGGCGCCCATCCTCGTCATCGGGCTTGGCGCCTGCGCCTTCATCGCGCGCGGCCTCGATCTCCTGGTGCTCGGCGAGGCCGACGCCTTTCACGGCGGCGTTGACGTCGAGCGTCTCAAGCGGATCTCGATCGTCATGGTCTCCGCCATGACCGGCGTCGCGGTGTCGATCAGCGGTGTCATCGGCTTCGTCGGCATCGTCGTGCCGCATCTGCTCCGTCTCGTCATTGGACCTGCGCATCGGCTGTTGTTGCCGGCCTCGGTGCTATCAGGCGCGATCCTGATGGTCGGCGCCGACACGCTGGCGCGCACCATCGTGGCGCCGGCGGAGATGCCGATCGGCATTCTGACCGCAGCGGTCGGCGCGCCGGTCTTCCTCTTCATCCTGTTGCGGCAGCGCGGGCTGGCCTCGCTATGA
- a CDS encoding heme/hemin ABC transporter substrate-binding protein codes for MTFCRTLASLLLSSTIAVASAAHAAGITVHDARNRDVAVTDFARTVSIGGAITEIIYALGLESRLVGVDTTSLYPAAALQDKPNVGYMRQISAEGVLGLNPTLILAIQGSGPHATMEILETAKVPLVLVPDTFSEDGLIEKIKLVGHAMGVDARAACLSAAVGADLAQLRALRAKVTKPVRVMFVMSLQNGRAMVAGHKTAADEIIQLAGAANAVDDFDGYKIIGDEAIAAARPDVVLSIERGKDSLPADAIYAHPGFALTSVAANKSLITMDGLYLLGFGPRTAAAARDLSVKLYPALAEPGDAFTSALSAANCRQ; via the coding sequence ATGACATTTTGTCGCACCCTCGCAAGCCTCCTGCTCTCCAGCACGATCGCGGTCGCCTCTGCCGCGCACGCCGCCGGCATCACCGTGCATGACGCGCGCAATCGCGACGTCGCCGTGACCGACTTCGCGCGCACCGTCTCGATCGGCGGCGCCATCACCGAGATCATCTATGCGCTCGGGCTCGAGAGCCGGCTGGTCGGCGTCGACACCACCAGCCTTTATCCAGCGGCGGCACTGCAGGACAAACCCAATGTCGGCTACATGCGCCAGATCTCCGCCGAAGGCGTGTTGGGCCTCAACCCCACCCTGATCCTGGCGATCCAGGGCTCGGGCCCGCACGCGACCATGGAGATCCTGGAAACGGCGAAGGTGCCGTTGGTGCTGGTGCCCGACACCTTCTCCGAGGACGGCCTGATCGAGAAGATAAAACTGGTCGGCCACGCCATGGGTGTCGATGCGCGCGCCGCCTGCCTCAGCGCCGCGGTCGGCGCCGATCTTGCGCAGCTGCGCGCCCTGCGCGCCAAGGTGACCAAGCCGGTGCGCGTGATGTTCGTGATGTCGCTCCAGAACGGGCGCGCCATGGTCGCCGGCCACAAGACCGCGGCCGACGAGATCATTCAACTCGCCGGCGCAGCCAACGCCGTCGACGATTTCGACGGCTACAAGATCATCGGTGACGAGGCCATCGCGGCGGCAAGACCCGACGTGGTGTTGTCGATCGAGCGCGGCAAGGACTCGCTTCCTGCCGACGCGATCTACGCCCATCCCGGCTTCGCCCTGACGTCGGTCGCGGCCAACAAGAGCCTCATCACAATGGACGGGCTCTATCTGCTCGGCTTCGGGCCACGGACGGCGGCGGCGGCGCGAGATCTCTCGGTAAAACTCTATCCGGCATTGGCCGAACCGGGCGATGCATTCACCTCGGCGCTGTCGGCGGCGAATTGCCGGCAATGA
- a CDS encoding hemin uptake protein HemP, translated as MSATSGDSSGGAAGSAGSPAATTRTLTMRGSRIDSRELFAAEREIIIAHGEDSYRLRLTSQNKLILTK; from the coding sequence ATGTCAGCAACATCAGGAGACAGCAGCGGCGGCGCGGCGGGGTCGGCAGGAAGCCCTGCTGCGACAACGAGAACCCTCACCATGCGTGGGAGCCGGATCGACAGTCGCGAGCTGTTTGCGGCCGAGCGCGAGATCATCATCGCGCATGGCGAGGACAGCTATCGGCTTCGCCTGACCTCGCAGAACAAGCTGATCCTGACGAAGTAA
- a CDS encoding TonB-dependent hemoglobin/transferrin/lactoferrin family receptor: MADGARYSRALILGASVISFAAMTTESGLAQTAEPQAERASTERPKQAKRKPTKPLVAQQAAPVVLNARAQAGGTAPVQTLDTITVAATKTKERAIDALAPVSSISLDQIQGIQPNRLSGIFYAVPGVSFQERGDDPATVINIRGLQEFGRVAVVVDGARQNYQRTGHNASGSFFLDPELVGGVDVVRGPTANIYGSGAIGGLVSFRTKDIDDVLRPGERSGVDLSGSYGSNNNRGLGSVFGGVRATPDVDIFGGAVYRTQGNYKDGNGTEIGNTGNQVESGLMKLTVRPALGHEVKFGAIFQDYQYDVGQFNRGPVATAAQRALYQGSSVYASDAKNYTGTITWNYALPSDNLFDWHMSIYGNRVDNDQTKTYHYSTSGAALCGTGNFGNNISGCVGDKRGYVLNTYGIDANNTTRFNVGDWRNALTVGFDAFQDDVITTDSRGNSNITTPSGIRTVSGGFLQLKQNYSTWFEAVSAIRYDRYDLESGKTNGSGDRFSPKITLGVTPVPGFQPYVSYAEGYRAPSITETVISGAHATGGGPAFFPCPDGTVGLFCFLPNPNLRPEVGKNKEVGINLKYDNIFSASDSFRGKINLFRNDVSDYIDLVASTPVPTGFGSFSQFYQYQNIAQARIQGFEAETMYDAGSWFIGVAGHYIQGKNAVTNVGLATITPRKVVTTGGVRLLDRTLILTAQWASFGANNDVPAGYLPATGYELVNLYMTYNATKDIVFSASIDNLLNQYYRPYAIPGTSTDGTTQNDVLWSSPGPGRVYKAGMKIHFGGA; encoded by the coding sequence ATGGCTGACGGGGCTAGGTATTCGCGCGCCTTGATTTTGGGCGCGTCGGTGATTTCATTTGCGGCAATGACGACGGAGAGCGGTCTTGCACAGACCGCCGAGCCGCAGGCTGAACGCGCGTCGACGGAGCGGCCGAAGCAGGCCAAGCGCAAGCCGACCAAGCCGCTGGTCGCGCAGCAGGCAGCGCCGGTGGTCCTCAACGCCCGAGCCCAGGCCGGCGGCACCGCGCCGGTTCAGACGCTCGACACCATCACGGTCGCTGCAACGAAAACCAAGGAGCGCGCGATCGATGCGCTCGCGCCGGTCAGCTCCATTTCGCTCGACCAGATCCAGGGAATCCAGCCCAACCGGCTGTCGGGCATCTTCTATGCTGTCCCCGGCGTGTCGTTCCAGGAGCGCGGTGACGATCCCGCGACCGTCATCAACATCCGCGGCCTGCAGGAGTTCGGGCGCGTTGCGGTGGTCGTCGATGGTGCGCGGCAGAATTACCAGCGCACCGGTCATAACGCCAGCGGCTCCTTCTTCCTCGATCCTGAATTGGTCGGCGGCGTCGACGTCGTGCGCGGCCCGACCGCCAACATCTACGGCTCCGGCGCGATCGGCGGCCTGGTCTCGTTCCGCACCAAGGACATCGACGATGTGCTGCGTCCCGGCGAGCGCTCGGGCGTCGATCTCTCGGGCTCCTACGGCTCCAACAACAATCGCGGCCTCGGCTCGGTCTTCGGCGGCGTGCGCGCCACACCGGACGTCGATATCTTCGGCGGCGCGGTCTATCGCACGCAAGGCAATTACAAGGACGGCAACGGCACCGAGATCGGCAACACCGGCAACCAGGTCGAGAGTGGCCTGATGAAGCTCACGGTGCGTCCCGCCCTCGGCCACGAGGTCAAGTTCGGCGCCATCTTCCAGGACTATCAATACGATGTCGGCCAGTTCAACAGGGGCCCCGTCGCGACCGCCGCCCAGCGCGCGCTCTATCAGGGCTCGTCGGTCTACGCCTCCGATGCCAAGAACTACACCGGCACGATCACCTGGAATTACGCGCTGCCGAGCGACAATTTGTTCGACTGGCACATGTCAATCTATGGAAACCGCGTCGATAACGACCAGACCAAGACCTACCACTATTCGACCTCGGGTGCGGCTTTGTGCGGCACCGGCAATTTCGGCAACAACATCTCCGGCTGCGTCGGCGACAAGCGCGGCTATGTCCTCAATACCTACGGCATCGACGCCAACAACACCACGCGGTTCAACGTCGGTGACTGGCGCAACGCACTCACCGTGGGCTTCGATGCGTTTCAGGACGATGTGATCACGACCGACAGCCGCGGCAATTCCAACATCACCACGCCGAGCGGCATCCGCACCGTGTCGGGCGGTTTCCTGCAGTTGAAGCAGAACTACAGCACCTGGTTCGAGGCCGTGAGCGCGATCCGTTACGATCGCTACGATCTGGAGTCGGGCAAAACCAACGGCAGCGGCGACCGCTTCTCGCCGAAGATCACGCTTGGCGTCACGCCCGTTCCCGGCTTCCAGCCATATGTCAGCTACGCCGAAGGCTATCGCGCTCCCTCGATCACCGAGACCGTGATCTCAGGCGCGCATGCGACCGGTGGCGGGCCGGCCTTCTTCCCCTGTCCTGACGGGACCGTCGGCTTGTTCTGCTTCCTGCCCAATCCGAATCTTCGTCCCGAAGTCGGCAAGAACAAGGAAGTCGGCATCAACCTGAAGTACGACAACATCTTCAGCGCCAGTGACTCCTTCCGCGGCAAGATCAACCTGTTCCGCAACGACGTCAGCGATTACATCGACCTCGTCGCCTCGACGCCGGTCCCGACCGGGTTTGGCTCGTTCAGCCAGTTCTACCAGTACCAGAACATCGCGCAGGCCCGCATCCAGGGTTTCGAGGCGGAGACGATGTACGATGCCGGCAGCTGGTTCATCGGAGTCGCCGGTCACTACATCCAGGGCAAGAACGCCGTCACCAATGTCGGGCTCGCGACCATCACCCCGCGCAAGGTCGTCACCACCGGCGGCGTCCGCCTGCTCGACCGCACGCTGATCCTGACGGCGCAATGGGCCTCGTTCGGTGCCAACAACGACGTACCCGCCGGCTATTTGCCCGCGACCGGGTACGAGCTGGTCAATCTGTACATGACCTACAACGCGACGAAGGACATCGTGTTCTCGGCGTCGATCGACAATCTCTTGAACCAGTACTACCGGCCTTACGCCATTCCCGGCACGTCGACCGACGGCACCACGCAGAACGACGTGCTGTGGTCGAGCCCCGGACCGGGCCGGGTCTACAAGGCCGGCATGAAGATCCATTTTGGAGGTGCGTAG
- a CDS encoding antibiotic biosynthesis monooxygenase family protein yields the protein MFIAMNRFQVKKGAETAFETVWATRESYLGSMPGFVEFHLLKGPEAEDHTLYSSHTTWVDRTAFEAWTRSDQFRRAHARADNSTGESLYLGHPKFEGFEVIQSERKAAAA from the coding sequence ATGTTCATCGCCATGAATCGTTTCCAGGTGAAGAAGGGCGCGGAGACCGCGTTCGAAACCGTCTGGGCCACCCGTGAATCCTATCTCGGCAGCATGCCGGGCTTCGTCGAGTTTCACCTGCTGAAGGGCCCGGAGGCCGAGGACCACACGCTCTATTCGTCGCACACCACCTGGGTCGACAGGACGGCGTTCGAGGCCTGGACGCGCTCGGACCAGTTTCGTCGTGCCCATGCCCGCGCCGACAACTCGACCGGCGAGAGCCTGTATCTCGGCCATCCCAAGTTCGAGGGCTTTGAGGTGATCCAGAGCGAGCGCAAGGCCGCGGCCGCCTAG
- the hutX gene encoding heme utilization cystosolic carrier protein HutX: protein MLSTDLADLRAHMADNPGEVIEDVARQRKVTPRSVIEALPSSMVHIGGGEHFAAAMLDIAEWGEVTLIVHTDDAIFEFTGAVPAGEIGRGYFNLMQPKGLHGHLRHERCAGVAFVERPFMGKSSAFIAFVNADGGIMFKVFVGRDETRALRTDQLARFRQLAARITAQPAA from the coding sequence ATGTTGAGCACCGATCTTGCCGATCTCAGGGCCCATATGGCCGACAATCCGGGCGAGGTGATCGAGGACGTTGCGCGCCAGCGCAAGGTCACCCCGCGCAGCGTGATCGAGGCGCTGCCATCCTCCATGGTGCATATTGGCGGCGGCGAGCACTTTGCCGCCGCCATGCTGGACATCGCGGAGTGGGGCGAGGTCACGCTGATCGTGCACACCGATGACGCGATCTTCGAGTTCACGGGCGCTGTTCCTGCGGGCGAGATCGGCCGCGGCTACTTCAACCTGATGCAGCCGAAGGGTCTGCACGGCCATCTTCGCCACGAGCGCTGCGCTGGCGTCGCCTTCGTCGAGCGCCCGTTCATGGGCAAATCGTCGGCCTTCATCGCGTTCGTCAACGCCGACGGCGGCATCATGTTCAAAGTGTTCGTCGGCCGCGACGAGACAAGGGCGCTGCGGACGGATCAGCTGGCGCGGTTCCGGCAGCTCGCGGCCCGCATCACGGCGCAGCCGGCTGCGTAG
- the exbB gene encoding tonB-system energizer ExbB, which produces MQGKSRLRQMVVAIALAPTPAFAIDEALLPRNLSPWGMFVSADIIVKTVMIGLAVASLVTWTVWLAKTIELRRKGMLALQRTRGLEGNMTLAEASSRAGDAHDAVAQLIQSCAREAELSGGILDDGLQERVALRLERVEAAMSRQIARGTGVLATIGATAPFVGLFGTVWGIMNAFIGISESHTTSLAVVAPGIAEALLATALGLVAAIPAVVIYNHLVRSIANYRALLGDASAQLMLLVSRQRDHREFRLARAAE; this is translated from the coding sequence ATGCAAGGCAAGTCCAGGCTTCGGCAAATGGTCGTTGCAATCGCGCTGGCGCCGACACCGGCCTTCGCGATCGACGAAGCCCTGTTACCGCGCAATCTGTCGCCCTGGGGCATGTTCGTCAGCGCCGACATTATCGTGAAGACGGTGATGATCGGGCTCGCTGTCGCCTCGCTGGTGACATGGACGGTGTGGCTCGCCAAGACCATCGAGCTGCGCCGCAAGGGCATGCTCGCCTTGCAGCGGACGCGCGGGCTCGAAGGCAACATGACGCTGGCTGAGGCATCGTCACGGGCCGGTGACGCGCACGATGCCGTTGCCCAGCTGATCCAGTCCTGCGCCAGGGAAGCCGAGCTCTCGGGCGGCATCCTCGACGACGGCCTTCAGGAGCGGGTGGCGCTGCGGCTCGAGCGGGTGGAGGCGGCGATGTCCAGGCAGATCGCGCGCGGCACCGGCGTGCTCGCGACCATCGGCGCCACTGCGCCCTTCGTCGGCCTGTTCGGGACCGTCTGGGGCATCATGAACGCCTTCATCGGCATCTCCGAGAGCCACACCACCAGCCTCGCGGTGGTCGCGCCGGGCATCGCGGAGGCGCTGCTCGCCACCGCGCTCGGCCTCGTCGCGGCGATCCCGGCGGTGGTGATCTACAATCATCTGGTCCGCAGTATCGCCAATTACCGCGCGTTGCTCGGCGATGCCTCGGCGCAGCTGATGCTGCTGGTCAGCCGTCAGCGCGACCACAGGGAGTTCCGCCTGGCGCGGGCGGCGGAGTAG
- the exbD gene encoding TonB system transport protein ExbD: MGAKLGARGGSPLKRGDPDDLHVVNEINVTPFIDVMLVLLIIFMVAAPLATVDIGVELPATAAEPAPRPDKPTFVTVKPDSTIAVGEDTMARDGLAAALDAVIKGRKDERIYLRADKAVSYGDLMEVMNTLRNAGYLKVALVGLDGRN; this comes from the coding sequence ATGGGTGCGAAGCTCGGCGCGCGCGGGGGATCGCCGCTCAAGCGCGGTGACCCGGATGATCTCCACGTCGTCAACGAGATTAACGTCACGCCGTTCATCGACGTGATGCTGGTGCTGCTGATCATTTTCATGGTGGCAGCCCCACTCGCCACCGTCGATATCGGTGTCGAGCTGCCCGCGACCGCAGCCGAGCCGGCGCCGCGGCCGGACAAGCCGACCTTCGTGACGGTGAAGCCGGATTCCACAATTGCCGTTGGCGAGGACACGATGGCCCGCGACGGTCTCGCCGCCGCCCTCGATGCCGTCATCAAAGGCCGTAAGGACGAGCGCATCTATCTGCGCGCCGACAAGGCCGTCTCCTACGGCGACCTGATGGAGGTGATGAACACCCTGCGTAACGCCGGCTACCTCAAGGTTGCCCTCGTCGGCCTCGATGGACGCAACTGA
- a CDS encoding energy transducer TonB family protein, with the protein MAANAFALHEPLRERETARWGLSAAVIVMLHVAVALLAVNWIRSQPEQGVSLPAIMVDMAQVTSAPQSTQDDVAPGPVMQEADASSPEPVQQQMAEETIAPTPPQEKPDVVAPPEQKPEPTPARPEPAKIVPVEKPAPVKPKVVRREAKKPSEATPAPRTSAAPRAEREAPMASAPSAGAAASVIASYNQRVRAHLMRFHQYPSGGGGQRGVARLSFTLSRSGQVTSSRIGGSSGVAAFDAQAMSMIRQASPFPPVPDEIKNGAMSFSIPVEFTVR; encoded by the coding sequence ATGGCCGCGAACGCCTTTGCCCTGCACGAGCCGCTTCGAGAGCGCGAGACCGCGCGCTGGGGCCTCTCGGCCGCGGTGATCGTGATGTTGCATGTGGCTGTCGCGCTGCTTGCGGTGAATTGGATCAGGTCGCAACCGGAACAGGGCGTCAGCCTCCCGGCGATCATGGTCGACATGGCACAGGTGACCTCGGCGCCGCAGTCGACGCAGGATGATGTTGCGCCGGGACCGGTGATGCAGGAGGCCGACGCCTCGTCGCCGGAGCCCGTGCAGCAGCAAATGGCTGAGGAGACGATCGCGCCGACGCCGCCGCAGGAGAAGCCGGATGTCGTGGCGCCGCCGGAGCAGAAGCCGGAGCCGACACCTGCCAGGCCGGAGCCCGCGAAGATCGTGCCGGTCGAAAAGCCGGCCCCGGTGAAGCCGAAGGTGGTTCGCCGCGAGGCCAAGAAGCCCTCGGAGGCGACCCCCGCGCCGCGCACCAGCGCAGCCCCGCGGGCCGAGCGCGAGGCGCCGATGGCATCGGCCCCGAGCGCCGGCGCGGCGGCCTCCGTGATTGCATCCTACAATCAGCGCGTCCGCGCGCATTTGATGCGCTTTCACCAATATCCCAGCGGTGGCGGCGGTCAGCGCGGCGTTGCCAGGCTGAGCTTCACCCTCAGCCGCAGCGGGCAGGTCACGTCCAGCCGTATCGGCGGCTCGTCCGGCGTTGCCGCTTTCGATGCCCAGGCCATGTCGATGATCCGCCAGGCCTCGCCGTTTCCGCCGGTGCCAGACGAGATCAAGAATGGGGCGATGAGCTTTTCGATCCCCGTGGAGTTTACGGTGAGGTAG
- a CDS encoding esterase-like activity of phytase family protein, whose protein sequence is MRATFLATVATIILAVSPALAQSEGEFPAKLAGHVVMPAATFIDAPADAPADLKTSGKYTTGKRVDALGTVMGKSYERATGVSLPFKGQPLQGHSGIKTMPDGSFWVITDNGMGARANSPDSMLYLNRYKMDWAGGKIERLETIFLHDPDKKVPFRIVHEDTQKRNLTGSDFDTEGFQIIGETFWIGDEFGPYILKADKSGKILAVFDTVADGKPVRSPDSWAVATPGAPGATYTNVNLRRSKGYEGFASSKDGKFLYGLLEGPLWDAEKKDWEKVDGKEASRILEFDVAAEKFTGRYWQYVFEQNGNAIGDFNMIDQASGLIIERDNGEGTADKACPQGQRGENCFPDLAKFKRIYKIELTEANVGKPVRKIGYIDLLKIKDPDKKARKPLNDGVYTFPFFTIENVDRVDDTHIIVGNDNNLPFSSSRDPNKADDDEFMLLEVADFLKAK, encoded by the coding sequence ATGCGCGCGACTTTTCTTGCCACCGTCGCAACGATCATTCTCGCCGTGAGCCCAGCGCTCGCGCAGAGCGAAGGTGAATTCCCCGCCAAGCTCGCCGGCCACGTGGTGATGCCGGCCGCCACCTTCATCGACGCCCCCGCCGACGCACCCGCCGATCTCAAGACTTCAGGGAAATACACCACCGGCAAGCGGGTCGACGCGCTCGGCACCGTGATGGGCAAGTCCTATGAGCGCGCGACCGGCGTGTCGCTGCCGTTCAAGGGCCAGCCGCTCCAGGGCCATTCCGGCATCAAGACCATGCCCGACGGCAGCTTCTGGGTCATCACCGACAACGGCATGGGCGCGCGCGCCAACTCGCCGGATTCGATGCTGTACCTCAACCGCTACAAGATGGACTGGGCCGGCGGCAAAATCGAGCGGCTGGAGACGATCTTCCTGCACGATCCCGACAAAAAGGTCCCGTTCCGCATCGTGCACGAGGACACGCAGAAGCGCAATCTCACCGGCTCCGACTTCGACACCGAAGGCTTCCAGATCATCGGCGAGACCTTCTGGATCGGCGACGAGTTCGGTCCCTACATCCTGAAGGCCGACAAATCAGGCAAGATCCTGGCCGTGTTCGATACGGTTGCTGACGGCAAGCCGGTGCGGTCGCCGGACAGTTGGGCCGTGGCGACGCCGGGCGCGCCGGGCGCGACCTACACCAACGTCAACCTCCGCCGCTCCAAGGGCTATGAGGGCTTTGCGTCCTCCAAGGACGGCAAGTTCCTCTACGGCCTGCTCGAGGGACCGCTGTGGGACGCCGAGAAGAAGGACTGGGAGAAGGTCGACGGCAAGGAAGCCTCCCGCATCCTCGAATTCGACGTCGCTGCGGAGAAGTTCACCGGCCGTTACTGGCAGTATGTGTTCGAGCAAAACGGCAACGCCATCGGCGATTTCAACATGATCGATCAGGCCTCCGGCCTCATCATCGAGCGCGACAACGGCGAAGGCACGGCGGACAAGGCCTGCCCGCAAGGCCAGCGCGGCGAGAACTGCTTCCCGGATCTCGCCAAGTTCAAGCGCATCTACAAGATCGAGCTCACGGAGGCCAATGTCGGCAAGCCCGTGCGCAAGATCGGCTATATCGACCTCTTGAAGATCAAGGATCCCGACAAGAAGGCGAGGAAGCCGCTCAACGACGGCGTCTACACCTTCCCGTTCTTCACCATCGAGAACGTCGATCGCGTCGACGACACCCACATCATCGTCGGCAACGACAACAATCTGCCGTTCTCCTCCAGCCGCGATCCCAACAAGGCCGATGACGACGAGTTCATGCTGCTCGAGGTCGCGGATTTCCTGAAGGCGAAATAG